Proteins found in one Gemmatimonadota bacterium genomic segment:
- the guaA gene encoding glutamine-hydrolyzing GMP synthase, whose amino-acid sequence MSHVHDRVLILDFGSQFTQLIARRIREERVYCEIHPPTRSLEWIRDWNPAAVILSGGPSSVYDDDVPTIDRELLHSGIPVLGICYGFHLIAHLEGAQVEHGRREYGRAELTVLVDEGVFAGFERGESTTIWCSHGDHVDEPPPGYEALASTDTLPVAAFRATDRPVFAVQFHPEVAHTHRGDEILSNFLFEVAGCRPTWTAGAFIEDTIARIREQVGDATVICALSGGVDSSVAAVLVHRAVGDRLTCIFVDHGLLRKNERDQVEKMFRSRYDMKLVVEDARELFLGDLEGVSDPEAKRKAIGSRFIQVFEATATREGTGATFLVQGTLYPDVIESVSAGGPSVTIKSHHNVGGLPDDMPFELIEPLRELFKDEVRQVGRELGLPDDFVGRHPFPGPGLAIRIIGEITEERLSLLRDADAIYLEEIREAGLYDEIWQAFAVLLPVRAVGVMGDARTYENVLALRAVTSRDGMTADWYPFPHEVLARISTRIINEVRGVNRVTYDVSSKPPATIEWE is encoded by the coding sequence ATGAGCCACGTTCACGACCGTGTCCTGATCCTGGACTTCGGATCGCAGTTCACTCAGCTCATAGCGCGCCGCATTCGGGAAGAACGGGTCTATTGTGAGATTCATCCGCCCACGCGATCGCTCGAGTGGATCCGCGACTGGAATCCAGCCGCGGTGATCTTGAGCGGGGGCCCGTCGTCCGTCTACGACGACGACGTGCCCACGATTGACCGCGAGCTGCTGCACTCAGGCATTCCGGTGCTCGGCATCTGCTATGGTTTCCATCTCATCGCCCATCTCGAGGGGGCCCAAGTCGAACATGGTCGTCGCGAATACGGGCGAGCCGAGCTCACCGTGCTGGTTGACGAAGGAGTATTCGCTGGGTTCGAGCGTGGAGAATCGACGACCATCTGGTGCTCCCATGGGGACCATGTCGACGAGCCACCGCCCGGGTACGAAGCGTTAGCGTCGACCGACACGCTCCCCGTGGCTGCGTTCCGTGCCACGGACCGGCCGGTCTTTGCCGTGCAGTTCCACCCTGAGGTCGCCCACACGCACCGGGGAGACGAGATCCTCTCCAACTTCCTGTTCGAGGTCGCGGGTTGCCGCCCCACCTGGACGGCCGGTGCCTTCATCGAAGACACCATCGCTCGCATTCGGGAGCAGGTAGGCGACGCGACCGTCATCTGCGCGCTCTCGGGTGGGGTCGACTCGTCGGTCGCGGCGGTGCTCGTCCACCGGGCGGTCGGGGACCGACTCACCTGCATTTTCGTCGACCACGGGCTACTCCGGAAGAACGAGCGTGACCAGGTCGAGAAGATGTTTCGGTCCCGCTACGACATGAAGCTCGTGGTGGAAGACGCGAGGGAGCTATTTCTTGGTGACCTCGAAGGCGTCTCGGATCCCGAGGCCAAGCGAAAGGCGATTGGCAGCCGCTTCATCCAGGTCTTCGAAGCTACGGCGACGCGCGAGGGAACAGGCGCGACCTTCCTCGTTCAGGGCACCTTGTATCCGGACGTCATCGAGTCCGTTTCGGCAGGAGGGCCTTCCGTAACCATCAAGAGTCATCACAACGTCGGTGGCCTGCCGGACGACATGCCTTTCGAGCTCATCGAACCGCTCCGCGAACTCTTCAAGGACGAAGTCCGGCAGGTCGGTCGGGAGCTCGGCCTCCCCGACGACTTTGTCGGGCGCCACCCGTTCCCCGGGCCTGGACTCGCGATCCGGATCATCGGAGAGATCACCGAGGAACGCTTGTCCCTGCTGCGGGATGCCGACGCGATCTATCTCGAAGAGATCCGTGAAGCCGGGCTGTACGACGAGATCTGGCAGGCGTTCGCCGTGCTGCTGCCCGTCCGGGCGGTCGGCGTGATGGGCGACGCCCGCACCTACGAGAACGTGCTCGCTCTCCGAGCCGTAACGTCACGCGATGGCATGACCGCCGATTGGTATCCCTTCCCGCACGAGGTGCTCGCACGGATCTCCACCAGAATCATCAACGAAGTGCGGGGTGTGAACCGCGTGACCTACGACGTCAGCTCGAAACCCCCCGCGACCATCGAGTGGGAGTAG